From Neobacillus sp. PS2-9, the proteins below share one genomic window:
- a CDS encoding Asp23/Gls24 family envelope stress response protein, translated as MSEFSVLEMDQGNNGHGKIEIAPEVIEVIAGIAAAEVEGVAGMRGNFATGVVERLGKKNHGKGVKVELTETGIKVDVYCMMKFGVSIPSVAGKVQDNIRQALLNMTALDAEEVNIHVVGIQFENQKHEPEVDQEV; from the coding sequence ATGAGCGAATTTAGTGTTTTAGAAATGGACCAAGGAAATAACGGTCATGGTAAAATTGAAATTGCTCCTGAAGTGATTGAAGTAATTGCCGGTATTGCTGCTGCTGAAGTAGAAGGTGTTGCGGGCATGAGAGGCAACTTTGCAACAGGGGTTGTAGAACGATTAGGCAAGAAAAATCACGGTAAAGGTGTTAAGGTCGAACTGACCGAAACAGGGATTAAAGTAGATGTATACTGCATGATGAAGTTTGGGGTATCCATCCCTTCTGTTGCTGGTAAAGTCCAAGACAATATTCGTCAAGCATTACTAAATATGACTGCTTTAGATGCTGAAGAAGTGAACATTCATGTAGTTGGGATTCAATTTGAAAACCAAAAGCATGAGCCAGAAGTAGATCAAGAAGTATAA
- the nusB gene encoding transcription antitermination factor NusB, which produces MKRRTAREKALQALFQIDVSNTDPSLAIEHVLEGEMGDEYLSNLVIGVVEHKEEIDKLIIENLEKWSMDRLATVDRNLLRIATYELKFYRNEVPENVILDEAIEIAKIYGDDQSSKFINGVLSKVKQTLLAN; this is translated from the coding sequence ATGAAAAGAAGAACAGCAAGGGAAAAAGCGCTACAGGCTCTGTTTCAAATCGATGTAAGCAATACTGATCCATCATTAGCGATTGAACATGTATTAGAGGGGGAAATGGGAGACGAATACTTATCAAACCTAGTTATAGGAGTAGTAGAACACAAAGAAGAAATTGACAAGCTAATAATCGAAAACCTAGAAAAGTGGTCTATGGACCGTTTGGCAACAGTGGATCGAAACTTATTGAGAATTGCTACGTATGAATTAAAGTTTTATCGAAATGAAGTTCCTGAAAATGTTATTTTAGATGAAGCCATTGAGATAGCTAAAATTTACGGGGATGACCAATCAAGCAAATTTATTAATGGAGTTCTTTCAAAGGTGAAACAAACGCTTCTTGCCAATTAA
- the folD gene encoding bifunctional methylenetetrahydrofolate dehydrogenase/methenyltetrahydrofolate cyclohydrolase FolD: MTATIINGKEIAEKKRVEIAEEVKWIKRQGVTPGLAVILVGNDHASRTYVTNKEKACKQLGMKSLLIEMHEEVSEEELLLKISELNEDPEVHGILVQLPLPKHIDEKKVIESISPLKDVDGFHPINIGRMMTGQNAFLPCTPYGIMVLLEEAGISIPGKHVVVVGRSNIVGKPVGQLFLNQHATVTYCHSKTRDLKLHTNQADILVAAVGIPNFIKAEHVKDNAVVIDVGINRNEAGKLCGDVAFDEVSKKAGYITPVPKGVGPMTITMLMYNTLKSAAESLNRNK, translated from the coding sequence ATGACAGCCACAATTATTAATGGAAAAGAGATCGCCGAGAAAAAAAGAGTAGAAATTGCTGAAGAGGTTAAATGGATAAAAAGGCAAGGGGTCACACCCGGGTTAGCGGTTATCCTTGTCGGTAATGACCATGCTTCTCGAACATATGTAACAAATAAAGAAAAGGCTTGTAAACAGCTAGGGATGAAATCACTATTAATTGAAATGCATGAGGAGGTTTCAGAAGAAGAACTTCTTCTAAAGATTAGTGAGTTAAACGAAGATCCTGAAGTACATGGAATCTTAGTTCAATTGCCTCTTCCTAAACATATCGATGAAAAAAAGGTGATTGAATCCATTTCTCCATTAAAAGATGTGGATGGGTTTCATCCTATAAATATTGGCAGGATGATGACAGGACAGAATGCTTTCCTCCCTTGTACACCATATGGGATTATGGTTTTACTTGAAGAGGCGGGCATATCCATTCCAGGAAAACATGTTGTGGTTGTAGGGCGGAGTAATATCGTAGGTAAGCCTGTAGGTCAATTATTCTTAAATCAGCATGCAACAGTCACATACTGTCATTCAAAGACCAGGGACTTAAAGTTACATACCAATCAAGCAGATATCCTTGTTGCTGCAGTTGGCATTCCAAACTTCATAAAGGCTGAACATGTTAAAGATAATGCAGTTGTTATCGATGTAGGGATTAACAGGAATGAGGCAGGTAAGCTTTGTGGAGATGTTGCTTTTGATGAAGTAAGTAAAAAAGCAGGATATATTACTCCAGTTCCAAAGGGAGTAGGCCCCATGACGATTACCATGCTAATGTACAATACCTTAAAGTCAGCCGCTGAAAGTCTAAACCGAAATAAGTAG
- the xseA gene encoding exodeoxyribonuclease VII large subunit → MQEQRYLSVNALTKYIKRKFDADPHLRDIHVRGEISNFKQHSSGHMYFTLKDEKARILAVMFSSQSRLMKFAPENGMKVIVKGDISVYEPSGQYQIYIKEMRPEGIGELFLAYEQLKQRLDAEGLFAAETKKPIPMYPRTVGVITSPTGAAIRDVITTIKRRYPIANILVFPALVQGENAAPSIVKAIEKANTMNEIDVLIVGRGGGSIEELWAFNEEITARAIFLSKIPIISAVGHETDFTIADFVADLRAPTPTGAAELAVPHIDELMDRILQRQTRLLRAMKGKFQFENERLHRAKKSYAFRYPHRLYEQKLEQVDKLTEMLVRGTSRLSLIKKGQYELLHKRLQRNHPREMILESTSRLERSQKEMDRSMMQILTTKKNDFNRVLSTLQALSPLKIMERGYSLAYSEDNRLVKSVKQVSVNELVQIQLTDGSLFCKVENIKGSEKSDK, encoded by the coding sequence ATGCAGGAACAAAGATATTTATCTGTGAATGCTTTAACCAAATACATAAAAAGAAAATTTGATGCAGATCCCCATTTGCGAGATATTCATGTAAGAGGGGAGATTTCAAATTTTAAACAACATTCGAGTGGACATATGTATTTTACATTAAAGGATGAGAAAGCTCGGATTCTTGCGGTGATGTTCTCCAGTCAATCCCGTCTTATGAAATTTGCTCCTGAAAACGGGATGAAGGTAATCGTAAAGGGAGATATTTCTGTATACGAACCAAGCGGACAATATCAAATTTATATTAAGGAAATGCGCCCAGAAGGTATTGGGGAATTGTTTTTAGCCTATGAGCAGTTAAAACAGCGTCTTGATGCAGAAGGCTTATTCGCAGCTGAAACCAAAAAGCCTATACCGATGTATCCAAGAACAGTTGGTGTAATTACTTCCCCAACAGGTGCTGCAATTAGAGATGTCATTACAACCATTAAACGACGCTATCCCATTGCAAATATTCTCGTTTTCCCAGCACTTGTGCAAGGTGAAAATGCGGCTCCTTCCATTGTTAAGGCAATTGAAAAGGCAAATACCATGAACGAAATTGATGTATTAATTGTTGGACGTGGCGGAGGCTCAATTGAGGAGTTATGGGCATTCAATGAAGAAATAACAGCACGTGCGATTTTTTTATCTAAAATCCCAATTATATCTGCTGTTGGTCATGAAACAGACTTCACCATTGCCGATTTTGTTGCTGATTTGCGGGCTCCTACTCCTACAGGTGCTGCGGAGCTTGCGGTTCCACATATTGATGAATTAATGGACAGAATACTTCAGCGGCAAACCCGACTGCTTCGTGCCATGAAGGGGAAATTTCAATTTGAAAATGAACGATTACATCGTGCAAAAAAATCCTATGCTTTTCGTTACCCACATCGTTTATATGAACAGAAATTGGAACAGGTTGACAAATTAACAGAGATGCTTGTTCGTGGGACCTCGAGATTATCATTAATAAAAAAAGGTCAGTATGAACTTCTACATAAACGGCTACAACGAAACCATCCAAGAGAAATGATTCTTGAATCAACGAGCCGTTTGGAGCGTTCTCAAAAAGAAATGGACCGCTCTATGATGCAAATATTAACAACGAAAAAAAATGATTTTAACCGGGTGTTATCGACCTTACAAGCATTAAGTCCATTAAAAATCATGGAACGTGGGTATAGTTTGGCTTATTCGGAGGATAACCGTTTGGTGAAAAGTGTAAAACAGGTAAGTGTGAATGAACTGGTACAAATCCAATTAACTGATGGTAGTCTTTTCTGTAAAGTGGAGAATATAAAGGGGAGCGAAAAAAGTGACAAATGA
- a CDS encoding exodeoxyribonuclease VII small subunit: MTNEKKLSFEDAMTKLEQIVDKLEEGDVPLEEAILFYKEGMELSKLCHDKLKSVEEQLTQIITEDGRKENFSIEGEE; encoded by the coding sequence GTGACAAATGAAAAAAAGTTATCCTTTGAAGATGCAATGACAAAGTTAGAACAAATCGTAGATAAACTTGAAGAAGGAGATGTACCTTTGGAAGAGGCGATTCTTTTTTATAAAGAGGGGATGGAATTATCTAAGCTTTGTCATGATAAATTGAAAAGTGTGGAAGAGCAACTTACTCAAATCATTACGGAGGATGGACGTAAAGAGAATTTTTCTATTGAAGGGGAGGAATAA
- a CDS encoding farnesyl diphosphate synthase: METRALETFAQEYKQLLEDELRRLVEKLKAPPIIKESMIYSLEAGGKRIRPLLLFATLDAFGMNPKKGLLAAAAIEMIHTYSLIHDDLPSMDNDDLRRGKPTNHKVFGDAIAILAGDALLTYSFEVISQLPTDVFSAATKLKLVVELAKASGTEGMVGGQVADMEGEAKSLTLQELEYIHIHKTGKLLGFSVLAGGIMAGANQEQLHNLSRFAHHLGLAFQIQDDILDLVGNEEIIGKPVGSDTTNLKSTYPQLLTMEGARTALKDQITSAKENLERTGLNTQLLREITDLVASRDH; the protein is encoded by the coding sequence TTGGAAACTAGGGCTTTAGAAACATTTGCGCAAGAGTATAAACAACTACTTGAAGATGAGCTTCGAAGGCTGGTTGAAAAGCTTAAGGCTCCTCCTATTATTAAGGAATCAATGATTTATTCTCTAGAAGCAGGAGGCAAAAGAATTCGCCCTTTATTATTGTTTGCTACCTTAGACGCGTTTGGAATGAATCCTAAAAAAGGGCTGTTAGCTGCCGCTGCAATTGAAATGATTCATACCTATTCCTTAATCCACGATGATCTACCAAGTATGGATAATGATGACTTAAGAAGAGGAAAACCGACCAATCATAAGGTCTTCGGCGACGCCATCGCGATTTTAGCTGGAGATGCCTTATTAACTTATAGTTTTGAAGTAATAAGTCAGCTTCCAACCGACGTTTTCTCAGCCGCTACAAAGCTTAAATTAGTTGTTGAATTGGCAAAAGCATCTGGAACGGAAGGGATGGTCGGTGGACAAGTGGCAGACATGGAAGGGGAAGCCAAATCACTTACCCTTCAAGAGCTGGAGTACATACATATTCATAAAACAGGTAAGCTGCTTGGATTTAGTGTCTTGGCTGGAGGGATTATGGCAGGTGCTAATCAAGAACAGCTTCATAACCTATCAAGGTTTGCCCATCATCTGGGACTTGCCTTTCAAATTCAAGACGATATCCTCGATTTAGTTGGGAATGAAGAAATAATTGGTAAACCTGTAGGAAGTGATACTACCAATCTAAAAAGTACATATCCTCAATTGTTAACCATGGAAGGTGCAAGAACAGCGCTGAAAGACCAAATCACCTCAGCGAAGGAAAATCTGGAGAGGACAGGCTTAAATACCCAACTGCTAAGAGAAATCACTGATTTAGTAGCATCTAGGGATCACTAA
- the dxs gene encoding 1-deoxy-D-xylulose-5-phosphate synthase: protein MDLLSIKDPSFLKGLTNKELEALSQDIRQFLVEKLSVTGGHIGPNLGVVELTIALHKCFDSPRDKIIWDVGHQSYVHKILTGRACEFDTLRQYKGLCGFPKRIESEHDVWETGHSSTSLSAAMGMAIARDIKKENSFVIPVIGDGALTGGMALEALNHIGHEKKDMIVILNDNEMSIAPNVGALHNILGQLRTAGKYQWVKDELEVILKKVPAVGGVLAATAERVKDSLKYLFVSGMFFEELGFTYLGPIDGHNFDDLFENLAYAKKTEGPVLLHVITKKGKGYKPAESDKTGTWHGTGPYKMDTGDFVKPAKAQPPAWSSLVSETVRKLARVDDRIVAITPAMPVGSKLEGFASEFPDRMFDVGIAEQHAATVAAGLATQNMKPFLAIYSTFLQRAYDQVVHDICRQNLNVFIGIDRAGLVGADGETHQGVFDIAFLRHVPNIVLMMPKDENEGQHMVYTALNYDDGPIAMRFPRGNGVGVPMDEEFKKIPIGTWEVLKEGDDAAILTFGTTIPMAMEAAKILEKRGIFVKVINARFIKPLDEKMLLGLLEKNIPLLTVEEAVLQGGFGSSVLEFAHDQGFAQALIDRIGIPDQFIEHGDVGLLLEEIGLTTEEVVKKVSTMARKKQQRA, encoded by the coding sequence ATGGATCTGTTATCAATAAAAGACCCATCCTTTTTAAAAGGATTGACAAATAAAGAGTTGGAGGCTTTAAGTCAGGATATTCGTCAATTCTTGGTCGAAAAGCTGTCTGTGACTGGAGGCCATATTGGACCAAATTTAGGTGTAGTTGAACTAACAATTGCTTTACATAAATGTTTTGACAGTCCAAGGGATAAGATTATTTGGGATGTAGGACATCAGTCCTATGTTCATAAAATCTTAACCGGCAGAGCATGTGAATTTGATACTTTACGTCAATATAAAGGCCTATGTGGGTTTCCAAAACGGATTGAAAGTGAACATGACGTTTGGGAGACAGGACATAGTTCAACCTCACTATCTGCAGCTATGGGAATGGCGATTGCCAGGGATATAAAAAAGGAAAACTCCTTTGTTATTCCTGTGATTGGTGATGGTGCCTTAACTGGTGGAATGGCATTAGAAGCTTTAAACCACATTGGCCATGAAAAAAAGGATATGATCGTTATATTGAATGATAACGAAATGTCCATTGCGCCTAATGTTGGGGCATTGCATAATATCCTTGGTCAATTGAGAACAGCAGGGAAATATCAATGGGTGAAAGACGAACTAGAAGTGATATTGAAAAAAGTTCCCGCTGTTGGTGGTGTTCTTGCAGCCACTGCTGAACGCGTAAAAGATAGTCTTAAATATTTATTTGTTTCTGGTATGTTTTTTGAAGAACTTGGTTTTACTTATTTAGGACCAATTGATGGTCATAACTTTGATGACTTATTTGAAAACCTTGCCTATGCGAAAAAAACAGAAGGCCCTGTACTCCTTCATGTGATTACGAAGAAGGGGAAGGGATATAAGCCTGCAGAAAGCGATAAGACGGGTACTTGGCATGGTACAGGCCCATATAAAATGGATACAGGTGATTTTGTAAAGCCGGCGAAAGCACAGCCACCAGCATGGAGCAGTTTGGTTAGTGAGACCGTTCGAAAACTCGCTCGAGTGGACGATAGAATTGTGGCCATTACCCCCGCAATGCCTGTTGGATCAAAGCTTGAAGGTTTTGCTAGTGAGTTTCCTGATCGAATGTTTGATGTAGGGATTGCTGAGCAACATGCTGCTACGGTTGCTGCAGGATTGGCTACGCAAAATATGAAGCCTTTTCTAGCTATTTATTCCACTTTCTTACAGCGAGCATACGACCAGGTTGTACATGATATTTGCCGCCAAAACTTAAACGTATTTATTGGAATAGACCGGGCAGGTTTAGTAGGCGCAGATGGTGAAACACACCAGGGCGTATTTGATATTGCTTTTCTAAGGCATGTACCTAATATCGTTTTAATGATGCCGAAGGACGAAAACGAAGGTCAACATATGGTTTATACAGCGTTAAATTATGATGATGGACCTATTGCGATGAGATTTCCACGTGGAAATGGTGTAGGGGTACCAATGGATGAGGAATTCAAGAAGATCCCTATTGGCACTTGGGAGGTCTTAAAAGAAGGTGATGATGCGGCTATTTTAACCTTCGGAACAACGATTCCAATGGCGATGGAAGCGGCTAAGATTCTTGAAAAGCGAGGAATCTTTGTAAAAGTCATTAATGCTCGGTTCATAAAACCTCTTGATGAAAAGATGCTACTAGGTTTGTTAGAAAAAAATATCCCTCTCCTTACCGTGGAAGAAGCGGTATTACAAGGTGGATTTGGAAGTTCCGTTCTTGAATTTGCGCATGACCAAGGCTTTGCTCAGGCATTAATAGACCGAATCGGTATTCCAGACCAATTTATTGAACATGGGGATGTAGGGTTACTATTGGAAGAAATAGGATTAACTACTGAAGAAGTGGTCAAAAAAGTGTCTACAATGGCAAGGAAAAAACAGCAAAGGGCATAA
- a CDS encoding TlyA family RNA methyltransferase yields MKNKERLDVLLVERGLIETREKAKRAIMAGLVYTNEERLDKPGEKVKVDIPLNIKGNTMPYVSRGGLKLEKALKVFDVSVTGKVLLDIGASTGGFTDCALQNGAKMSYALDVGYNQLAWKLRQDERVVVMERTNFRYVTPSDLAGEMPNFASIDVSFISLTLILPVLKTLLIPGSDIIALIKPQFEAGRDQVGKKGIVRDEKVHLQVIEKIIHFSVKEGYIVTNLSYSPITGGDGNIEFLLHLKWEGERELGESNLPIGPMDIVKQAHLEFKTKQTPEG; encoded by the coding sequence ATGAAAAATAAAGAACGATTAGATGTATTACTCGTGGAGCGAGGTTTAATTGAGACACGAGAAAAAGCAAAAAGAGCGATTATGGCAGGGCTTGTATACACAAATGAAGAGCGGTTGGATAAACCTGGTGAAAAAGTGAAGGTGGACATTCCTCTAAATATCAAAGGAAATACGATGCCATACGTCAGTCGAGGCGGGTTGAAACTTGAAAAGGCACTAAAAGTATTCGATGTAAGTGTAACAGGAAAGGTTCTGCTTGATATCGGTGCTTCTACAGGCGGTTTTACAGATTGCGCTTTACAAAATGGGGCAAAAATGTCATATGCGCTTGACGTAGGCTACAATCAGCTTGCTTGGAAGCTTAGACAGGATGAACGTGTTGTGGTTATGGAACGGACAAACTTTCGTTATGTAACTCCCTCAGATCTCGCTGGGGAAATGCCGAATTTTGCTTCTATTGACGTGTCTTTTATTTCCTTAACTCTAATTTTACCAGTATTAAAAACACTACTGATCCCAGGTAGTGATATTATTGCGCTTATTAAGCCTCAATTTGAAGCAGGCCGTGATCAGGTCGGTAAAAAAGGAATTGTTCGTGACGAGAAGGTTCATTTACAAGTCATTGAAAAAATCATTCATTTTTCCGTTAAAGAAGGATATATAGTAACTAATCTTTCCTATTCACCAATTACAGGTGGCGATGGGAATATTGAATTTTTACTACACTTAAAATGGGAAGGTGAGCGGGAACTCGGTGAAAGTAATCTCCCTATCGGACCAATGGATATCGTAAAACAGGCTCATCTAGAATTTAAAACGAAACAGACACCAGAAGGATAG
- the ahrC gene encoding transcriptional regulator AhrC/ArgR, with translation MNKGQRHIKIREIIASNDIETQDDLVDELKNAGYNVTQATVSRDIKELHLVKVPLIDGRYKYSLPADQRFNPLQKLKRSLIDAFVRIDPAGHLLVMKCLPGNAMAIGALIDNLDWEEILGTICGDDTMLIICRTPEDTEVITNRFLDML, from the coding sequence ATGAATAAAGGTCAACGTCATATTAAAATTAGAGAAATTATTGCCAGCAACGATATTGAGACTCAGGATGATTTGGTCGATGAGCTGAAAAATGCTGGTTACAATGTGACACAAGCCACCGTTTCACGTGATATTAAAGAACTTCATTTAGTAAAGGTTCCATTGATTGATGGGCGTTATAAATACAGCCTTCCAGCGGATCAGCGTTTTAATCCATTGCAAAAGTTAAAAAGATCTTTAATTGATGCTTTTGTAAGAATCGATCCTGCGGGGCATTTACTGGTTATGAAATGTTTGCCAGGTAATGCTATGGCAATTGGTGCCCTCATTGACAATCTGGATTGGGAAGAAATATTAGGAACGATCTGTGGTGACGATACAATGTTAATTATTTGTCGAACACCAGAAGATACAGAAGTCATTACAAATCGGTTCCTTGACATGCTTTAA
- the recN gene encoding DNA repair protein RecN, with amino-acid sequence MLAELSIKNFAIIESLSISFEKGLTVLTGETGAGKSIIIDAIHLLVGGRGSAEFVRHGEEKAEIEGLFQLDDPNHPIISKSLEFGIEIEEGMVVLRRDISRTGKSVCRINGKLVTISTLREIGSTLVDIHGQHEHQELMDETIHLSLLDQFGSEEIAGSHAEYLDVFRRYEQTLQKLKSLSENDQQTAHRLDLIQFQLDEIQKANLKLHEDEELSEERRKLGNFERTFEAIQSSYTALHGEQRGLDWLSMVMGYLEDAAALDTTYKDIFEAVSNSYYQLEDAARTLRNELDGLEYDPQRLNEIEDRLNEINQLKRKYGKTINDIVEYAAKIEEEIETLQNKETHISELEKELSSIKKDLILEAKQLSEIRHKWADKLTKLIHKELKELYMAKTIFEMRFETDFEHFSKTGVDHVEFYISTNPGEPLKPLSRVASGGELSRIMLALKSIFSQHQGVTSIIFDEVDTGVSGRVAQSIAEKIYKVASGSQVLCISHLPQVAAMADTHLFISKVITGGRTKTYVTSLNVEEKIKEIGRMISGAEITDLTKKHAEELIFLAGENKKT; translated from the coding sequence TTGTTAGCAGAACTATCAATAAAAAACTTTGCGATAATCGAATCCCTTTCCATTTCCTTTGAAAAGGGATTAACTGTATTAACCGGAGAAACAGGCGCAGGAAAATCTATAATCATTGATGCCATCCATTTATTGGTGGGCGGCAGAGGATCCGCTGAATTTGTGCGTCATGGTGAGGAGAAGGCTGAAATAGAGGGGCTTTTTCAACTAGATGATCCAAATCATCCAATTATTTCGAAATCATTAGAATTTGGTATAGAAATTGAAGAAGGTATGGTGGTTCTAAGACGAGACATATCACGAACCGGAAAAAGTGTTTGTCGAATCAATGGAAAGCTTGTTACCATATCAACCCTTCGTGAAATAGGTTCCACTCTTGTAGATATTCATGGGCAACATGAACATCAAGAGTTAATGGATGAAACGATACATTTATCATTGCTCGATCAGTTTGGTTCCGAGGAAATTGCAGGTTCACATGCAGAATATCTAGATGTCTTTCGAAGGTACGAGCAAACACTTCAAAAGCTAAAGTCATTAAGTGAGAATGATCAACAAACTGCACACCGACTAGATTTGATTCAATTTCAATTAGACGAAATTCAAAAAGCCAATCTAAAACTTCATGAAGATGAAGAGCTTTCAGAAGAAAGAAGAAAGTTAGGGAATTTTGAAAGGACGTTTGAGGCCATCCAATCGAGTTATACGGCCTTGCATGGGGAGCAGCGAGGACTAGACTGGCTAAGTATGGTCATGGGATACCTAGAAGATGCTGCGGCGCTAGACACAACGTATAAAGATATATTTGAAGCTGTTTCGAATAGCTATTACCAGCTAGAAGATGCTGCGAGAACTTTACGAAATGAACTGGATGGGTTAGAATACGATCCGCAAAGGTTAAATGAAATTGAGGATCGACTAAATGAAATTAACCAGTTAAAACGTAAATATGGTAAAACGATTAATGATATTGTTGAATATGCAGCAAAGATTGAAGAAGAAATTGAAACCTTACAGAACAAAGAAACTCATATTTCTGAATTAGAAAAAGAATTATCTTCCATCAAAAAAGATCTGATTCTTGAGGCTAAGCAGTTATCTGAAATCCGTCATAAGTGGGCAGATAAACTTACGAAGCTTATTCATAAGGAATTGAAGGAATTATACATGGCCAAGACTATATTTGAAATGCGGTTTGAAACGGATTTTGAGCATTTCTCTAAAACAGGAGTGGACCATGTGGAATTTTATATTTCGACTAACCCTGGTGAGCCACTGAAGCCTTTGTCACGGGTTGCTTCAGGGGGAGAATTATCAAGGATTATGTTGGCCCTCAAGAGTATTTTTTCTCAACACCAAGGTGTTACCTCTATTATTTTTGATGAGGTAGATACCGGTGTCAGCGGAAGAGTAGCTCAATCCATCGCAGAAAAGATTTACAAGGTAGCATCTGGTTCACAAGTTTTATGTATTTCTCATTTACCTCAAGTAGCTGCCATGGCAGATACTCATTTGTTTATTTCAAAGGTTATTACTGGAGGAAGAACAAAAACTTATGTAACATCATTGAATGTTGAAGAGAAGATTAAAGAAATTGGCAGAATGATTTCTGGAGCGGAAATTACCGATCTTACGAAGAAACACGCTGAAGAATTAATATTTTTAGCAGGTGAAAATAAAAAAACTTGA
- the spoIVB gene encoding SpoIVB peptidase has translation MKLDIIRKIIGGILLVSLISLIFFQPIQQYIAIPKTITVFEGQDYTFKKAAPVSAAIQSRNSNITLAQEKHAVSVKATEKGKNEMLLEFAGIPIKKVDVHVLKDFRVIPGGQSIGVKLNTVGVLVVGHHLINTANGKKSPGDIAGIKVGDIITEINGNKIEKMTDVAPFVQTAGQDGKALDMVISRESGKFTTKLTPLKDKGENTYKLGLYIRDSAAGIGTMTFVHPQSKKYGALGHVISDMDTKKPIVVEDGQIVRSTVTSIEKGSNGDPGEKLARFSSDREIVGNIQKNSPFGIFGELNKDLKNGIMDKPLPIALSHQVKEGPAKILTVVNDDRVEEFNIEIVSTIPQKFPATKGMVIKVTDPKLLEKTGGIVQGMSGSPIIQDGKLVGAVTHVFVNDPTSGYGVHIEWMLNEAGINIYETPKNKAS, from the coding sequence TTGAAGTTAGACATAATTAGAAAGATTATTGGTGGAATTCTCCTTGTTTCATTAATTAGCCTTATCTTTTTTCAGCCTATACAGCAGTACATTGCAATACCAAAAACCATTACAGTTTTTGAAGGTCAAGATTACACGTTTAAAAAGGCTGCCCCGGTATCAGCCGCTATACAATCTCGCAACTCAAATATCACACTTGCTCAGGAAAAACATGCAGTATCGGTAAAGGCAACAGAAAAAGGGAAAAACGAAATGCTTCTAGAATTTGCTGGTATCCCTATAAAAAAGGTCGATGTACATGTTTTAAAGGATTTTCGTGTCATTCCCGGTGGTCAATCAATTGGTGTAAAACTAAATACAGTAGGTGTCTTAGTGGTCGGACACCATTTAATCAATACAGCAAATGGAAAAAAATCACCTGGTGATATTGCAGGAATCAAAGTTGGAGACATTATTACAGAAATAAATGGGAACAAAATTGAAAAAATGACAGATGTTGCACCTTTTGTTCAAACAGCTGGACAGGATGGAAAAGCTCTTGATATGGTTATTAGTAGAGAAAGTGGGAAATTTACGACAAAACTTACTCCTTTAAAAGATAAAGGAGAAAACACTTATAAGCTTGGTTTATATATCAGGGATTCAGCAGCAGGAATTGGGACCATGACCTTTGTTCATCCACAATCTAAAAAATATGGTGCCCTAGGACATGTCATCTCAGACATGGATACAAAAAAGCCAATTGTCGTTGAAGATGGACAAATTGTCCGTTCTACCGTTACCTCTATTGAGAAGGGAAGTAATGGGGATCCAGGAGAAAAACTTGCACGTTTCTCTTCTGATCGTGAAATTGTTGGAAATATCCAAAAAAACAGTCCCTTTGGTATTTTTGGAGAGCTAAATAAAGATTTAAAAAATGGAATCATGGATAAACCGCTGCCAATAGCATTATCCCATCAGGTGAAAGAAGGACCTGCAAAAATCTTAACAGTGGTCAACGATGACCGAGTAGAAGAATTTAACATAGAGATAGTTAGTACAATTCCGCAAAAGTTTCCAGCAACTAAGGGCATGGTGATAAAAGTAACGGACCCTAAGCTTCTTGAAAAGACCGGAGGAATCGTGCAAGGAATGAGTGGAAGTCCGATTATTCAAGATGGAAAGCTTGTTGGTGCCGTAACACATGTCTTTGTGAATGATCCTACCTCTGGATATGGTGTTCATATTGAGTGGATGCTAAATGAAGCTGGAATTAACATATACGAAACACCAAAGAATAAAGCAAGTTAA